A genomic window from Gossypium hirsutum isolate 1008001.06 chromosome D10, Gossypium_hirsutum_v2.1, whole genome shotgun sequence includes:
- the LOC107913153 gene encoding uncharacterized protein: MKNTIRCCISCILPCGALDVIRIVHTNGRVEEISGSNIKAGDIMKAYPKHVLKKPSSPSHDGMAPKIVIVPPEAELRRGKIYFLMPVPSTPVKTRTTTKKKRRDHRTSDSSIGNSSQSMSNTNAISMANLLESDQYLSEILSEKVSTQRDRRRGRVGVWRPHLESISETPN, from the coding sequence ATGAAGAACACCATTAGGTGCTGCATCTCTTGTATTCTTCCATGCGGAGCACTCGATGTGATTCGCATAGTACACACCAATGGCCGTGTTGAAGAAATCAGTGGCTCTAATATCAAAGCCGGTGACATCATGAAGGCTTACCCTAAACATGTCCTCAAGAAACCTTCCTCTCCTTCCCATGATGGGATGGCTCCGAAAATCGTCATCGTCCCACCTGAAGCCGAGCTCCGACGTGGGAAGATTTATTTCCTCATGCCGGTCCCTTCCACACCGGTGAAAACCCGGACGACGACCAAGAAGAAAAGAAGGGATCATCGTACTAGTGACAGCAGCATCGGCAACAGCAGCCAAAGCATGAGCAACACCAACGCGATTTCAATGGCGAATCTTTTGGAATCGGATCAGTATTTAAGTGAGATACTTTCGGAGAAAGTGTCGACACAAAGGGATCGAAGAAGAGGACGAGTTGGGGTGTGGAGGCCACACTTAGAGAGTATCTCCGAGACGCCAAATTGA
- the LOC107913152 gene encoding protein LIGHT-DEPENDENT SHORT HYPOCOTYLS 10 yields the protein MSDGVAKDSAEGSSRSSGNHQQQPQPAPLSRYESQKRRDWNTFGQYLKNQRPPVPLSQCNCNHVLDFLRYLDQFGKTKVHLHGCVFFGQPDPPAPCTCPLRQAWGSLDALIGRLRAAYEEHGGSPETNPFGNGAIRVYLREVRECQAKARGIPYKKKKKRKHQIKPNNVDEEAKSSSKQLPS from the coding sequence ATGTCAGATGGTGTAGCAAAAGATTCTGCTGAAGGGTCTTCACGATCCTCCGGTAACCACCAGCAGCAGCCACAGCCGGCACCGTTGAGTCGATATGAGTCGCAGAAACGGCGAGACTGGAACACTTTCGGTCAATATTTAAAGAACCAGAGACCACCGGTTCCACTATCACAGTGTAACTGTAACCATGTGCTTGATTTCTTAAGGTATCTTGATCAGTTCGGGAAAACTAAAGTTCACCTACATGGTTGTGTCTTCTTTGGACAACCTGACCCGCCTGCTCCTTGTACTTGTCCTTTAAGACAAGCTTGGGGAAGCCTCGATGCACTGATCGGACGGTTAAGAGCTGCTTATGAAGAGCACGGTGGATCACCGGAGACTAACCCTTTTGGAAATGGAGCAATTCGGGTTTATTTGCGAGAAGTAAGGGAGTGTCAAGCTAAAGCTAGAGGGATTCCatataagaagaagaagaaaaggaagcaTCAAATTAAACCCAATAACGTCGATGAAGAGGCTAAATCATCGTCCAAGCAATTGCCTTCTTAG
- the LOC107913151 gene encoding trihelix transcription factor ASIL2, whose amino-acid sequence MADLTDSVMQSAVITPPSTTPNTRTLPVREDCWSEEATSTLVDAWGRRYVELNRGNLRQKDWQDVADAVNALHGHTKKTHRTDVQCKNRIDTIKKKYKIEKTRVSSSNGTLASSWPFFERLDALIGSNFAAKKLSTSPKISPKPSPRLSPRIPGSPPVALPLLLPYRRTPPAPTAIVALPQKRPAVDDGYFKRNYSAVAAAAAAAAAESDEEEGEESEGEESEGEGEEREGMKRLARALERFGQVYERVEGEKLRQMVELEKQRMQFAKDLEVQRMRMFMDTQVQLEKIKRGKRSSGSSDIYS is encoded by the exons ATGGCCGATCTTACCGATTCCGTTATGCAGTCAGCTGTAATCACCCCTCCTTCAACCACACCTAACACCCGCACGTTACCTGTACGTGAGGATTGTTGGTCTGAGGAAGCTACGTCTACCCTTGTTGATGCTTGGGGTCGTCGTTATGTTGAGCTTAATCGTGGGAATCTCCGTCAGAAGGATTGGCAAGATGTGGCTGATGCTGTTAATGCTCTTCATGGTCATACTAAGAAAACCCATCGTACCGATGTGCAGTGTAAGAACCGGATTGATACCATTAAGAAAAAGTATAAGATCGAGAAAACTAGGGTGAGTTCTTCTAATGGAACCCTAGCATCGTCTTGGCCTTTCTTTGAACGGTTGGATGCTCTTATTGGATCTAATTTTGCTGCTAAGAAGCTTTCGACGTCGCCTAAGATATCACCGAAGCCGTCGCCGAGGTTGTCACCGAGGATCCCGGGATCTCCTCCTGTGGCTCTTCCGCTTTTGCTTCCGTACAGGAGGACTCCTCCGGCGCCCACTGCTATTGTTGCTCTTCCCCAGAAGAGGCCAGCTGTGGACGATGGGTATTTCAAGAGGAACTATTCTGCTGTTGCTGCTGCTGCGGCTGCTGCTGCTGCGGAAAGTGATGAGGAGGAGGGTGAGGAAAGCGAGGGAGAGGAAAGTGAAGGAGAGGGAGAGGAGAGGGAAGGGATGAAGAGATTGGCAAGAGCTCTAGAAAGGTTTGGTCAAGTGTATGAAAGAGTGGAAGGGGAGAAGCTGAGGCAGATGGTTGAATTGGAGAAACAAAGAATGCAATTTGCTAAAGATTTGGAAGTGCAGAGGATGAGGATGTTTATGGATACACAGGTGCAGCTCGAAAAGATCAAGCGTGGCAAACGATCCTCGGGTTCCAGTG ATATTTATAGCTAG